From Pseudonocardia autotrophica, one genomic window encodes:
- a CDS encoding Sua5 family C-terminal domain-containing protein: MPNGTTTKRSKSHRTGLHQTQDDSTGAGPAAPARVIAVPDSGARYARRLFEFLRDFDRHGCEVVVASVPAPDGPGLAIADRLRRAAGPRRQTGRDVSRFSGC; this comes from the coding sequence TGCCCAACGGGACGACCACGAAACGGTCGAAATCCCATAGAACGGGCCTCCATCAGACCCAGGACGACTCAACCGGCGCTGGCCCGGCAGCACCCGCGCGCGTTATCGCGGTGCCAGACTCGGGTGCGCGGTACGCGCGGCGGCTTTTTGAGTTTCTCCGTGACTTTGACCGGCATGGGTGCGAGGTCGTGGTGGCCTCGGTTCCTGCCCCGGACGGGCCCGGATTGGCGATCGCGGATCGGCTCCGCCGAGCGGCCGGGCCGCGCCGCCAGACCGGCCGCGACGTCAGCCGGTTCAGCGGTTGCTGA